One genomic window of Haloferax mediterranei ATCC 33500 includes the following:
- the tpiA gene encoding triose-phosphate isomerase, with amino-acid sequence MFILVNLKAYPCDPIEVATAARDVAEESGVRIAVSPQAADISRVADTGVETWAQHVDPNGHGSHTGSTLAEAVAEAGAEGTLINHSEKRLKLADIDGSVQAAERAGLETCVCANNPAQIGAVSALGPDSVAVEPPELIGGDVSVATADPGIVTDAVDAAANVDDAVDVYCGAGISTGDDVVTAEELGASGILLASGVAKADDPRAALEDLVSGL; translated from the coding sequence GTGTTCATCCTAGTCAATCTCAAGGCGTACCCGTGTGACCCCATCGAAGTAGCGACTGCTGCACGCGATGTCGCCGAAGAATCCGGTGTTCGAATCGCGGTCTCGCCGCAGGCGGCCGATATCTCCCGCGTCGCCGACACCGGCGTCGAAACGTGGGCACAGCACGTCGACCCGAACGGTCACGGCAGTCACACCGGCAGCACCCTCGCCGAAGCGGTCGCAGAGGCCGGTGCCGAGGGGACGCTCATCAACCACTCCGAAAAGCGTCTGAAACTCGCCGACATCGACGGCTCCGTACAGGCCGCAGAGCGCGCCGGACTGGAGACGTGCGTCTGTGCGAACAATCCCGCCCAGATTGGCGCGGTCTCCGCACTCGGCCCGGACTCGGTCGCAGTCGAACCGCCGGAACTCATCGGCGGCGACGTCTCCGTCGCAACCGCTGACCCCGGCATCGTCACCGACGCCGTCGACGCCGCGGCCAACGTTGACGACGCTGTTGACGTGTACTGCGGTGCCGGTATCTCGACCGGTGACGACGTGGTGACTGCTGAAGAACTCGGCGCGTCCGGTATCCTCCTCGCATCCGGTGTCGCCAAGGCGGACGACCCGCGTGCGGCCCTCGAAGACCTCGTCTCCGGGCTGTAA
- a CDS encoding helicase HerA domain-containing protein, which translates to MTDSDTETISVAEISDGPGGEGTEDPGTTVDLPVVDILTGRGFVTGKSGSGKSNTASVIIENLLSSNFPVLIVDTDGEYYGLKQEFELLHAGADDECDIQVSPEHAERLATLALEQNVPIILDVSGYLDDAAADELVTEVAKHLFAKEKKLKKPFLMLIEECHEYIPEKGGMDEAGKMLIKIGKRGRKHGLGVVGISQRPADVKKDFITQCDWLVWHRLTWRNDTKVVGRILGSEYADAIEDMGNGEGFLVTDWSESIRRVQFHKKQTFDAGATPGLDDFERPDLKSVDGDLVSDLKEISDEKARQESRIADLRQELDKKEAKIRQLERELEEAQDLSRMADQFAQAMFQKAEAPYRGGGGRNLNRPTEKQAALAEYGEADAEAVDEQAAAGDAGTDTNEKRRAERAPRASLEAPDGPPWPTHGYEVPEESDANTESNPDESWTETTEMGDFEPADLQPAPGAENRRDVVDRMTAIVNALGDAHHGMLAHYREQGISDPLAAHVAAGETGDQHLAYGRNRSLRRAGLIRHAGRGKYEYALPDLVSDEYADLLDAEELAETVAAIEAAFVGDDEGAEAYADEHDEAGDEA; encoded by the coding sequence ATGACGGATTCGGACACGGAAACCATCTCGGTTGCCGAGATCAGCGACGGTCCAGGGGGAGAGGGCACGGAAGACCCGGGAACGACTGTCGACCTTCCGGTGGTCGATATTCTCACGGGACGAGGGTTCGTCACGGGGAAATCCGGGTCGGGCAAGTCGAACACGGCGTCGGTTATCATCGAAAACCTGCTGTCGTCGAATTTCCCGGTACTCATCGTCGACACCGACGGCGAGTACTACGGACTCAAACAGGAGTTCGAACTCCTGCACGCCGGGGCGGACGACGAGTGTGACATTCAAGTGAGTCCGGAACACGCCGAGCGACTCGCGACGCTCGCGCTCGAACAGAACGTCCCCATCATCCTCGACGTGTCCGGATACCTCGACGACGCGGCCGCTGACGAACTGGTGACGGAGGTTGCAAAGCACCTTTTTGCGAAAGAAAAGAAGCTCAAAAAACCGTTCTTGATGCTCATCGAGGAGTGCCACGAGTACATCCCGGAGAAGGGCGGGATGGACGAAGCGGGCAAGATGCTCATCAAAATCGGGAAGCGAGGCCGGAAACACGGCCTCGGCGTCGTCGGCATCTCGCAGCGACCCGCCGACGTGAAAAAAGACTTCATTACGCAGTGTGACTGGCTCGTCTGGCATCGGCTCACTTGGCGGAACGACACGAAAGTCGTCGGTCGAATCCTCGGCTCGGAGTACGCCGATGCCATCGAGGACATGGGCAACGGTGAGGGCTTTCTCGTCACCGACTGGTCCGAGTCGATTCGGCGCGTGCAGTTCCACAAGAAACAGACGTTCGACGCGGGGGCGACCCCCGGACTCGACGACTTCGAGCGTCCCGACCTGAAGTCCGTCGACGGCGACCTCGTTTCGGACCTCAAGGAGATATCCGACGAGAAGGCCCGCCAAGAGAGCCGAATCGCCGACCTCAGACAGGAGTTAGACAAGAAAGAGGCGAAGATTCGGCAACTCGAACGCGAGTTGGAGGAGGCACAGGACCTCTCGCGGATGGCCGACCAGTTCGCGCAGGCGATGTTCCAGAAGGCCGAAGCGCCCTACCGCGGCGGTGGCGGTCGAAATCTCAACCGACCCACGGAGAAACAGGCGGCGCTCGCAGAGTATGGAGAGGCCGACGCCGAGGCGGTGGACGAGCAAGCCGCCGCTGGCGACGCTGGCACTGACACGAACGAGAAGCGGCGCGCCGAGCGCGCCCCTCGGGCATCACTCGAAGCGCCCGACGGGCCGCCGTGGCCCACACACGGCTACGAGGTGCCGGAAGAGTCCGACGCAAATACGGAGTCTAATCCCGACGAGTCGTGGACAGAGACGACCGAGATGGGTGACTTCGAACCAGCGGACCTGCAACCGGCACCGGGTGCCGAAAACCGACGCGACGTGGTCGACCGGATGACGGCTATCGTGAATGCGCTCGGAGACGCACACCACGGGATGCTCGCACACTACCGCGAGCAAGGAATCTCCGACCCGCTGGCGGCACACGTCGCAGCGGGCGAGACCGGCGACCAGCATCTTGCGTACGGTCGCAATCGCTCGCTCCGACGAGCAGGGCTCATCCGCCACGCCGGGCGCGGCAAGTACGAGTACGCGCTTCCCGACCTCGTGAGCGACGAGTACGCGGACCTCTTGGACGCCGAAGAACTCGCGGAGACGGTGGCGGCTATCGAAGCGGCGTTCGTCGGCGACGACGAAGGGGCGGAAGCGTACGCGGACGAACACGACGAAGCGGGCGACGAGGCGTAG
- a CDS encoding CDP-alcohol phosphatidyltransferase family protein, with protein MTLDQYRDTADKLLVPFVSAADTAGLSPNGVSVIAFGFAIAAGAAFGLADPLWYGLGAVFVFLNGWLDLVDGALAREQGVSSKAGDLLDHVLDRYADIVVLVGLAAGIDSFALGLAAVTGVLMTSYLGTQIQAVGLGRAYGGLVGRADRLALMGIAGLASAVYTDPLGGFTLVGWLLVFFAIVGHLTALQRFWGAWSDLS; from the coding sequence ATGACGCTCGACCAATACCGCGACACCGCAGACAAGCTTCTCGTCCCGTTCGTCTCGGCCGCCGACACCGCCGGACTCTCGCCAAACGGCGTGAGCGTCATCGCCTTCGGCTTCGCTATCGCGGCGGGGGCCGCCTTCGGACTCGCCGACCCGCTTTGGTACGGACTCGGCGCGGTGTTCGTCTTCCTCAACGGCTGGCTCGACCTCGTCGACGGCGCACTCGCCCGCGAACAGGGCGTCTCCTCGAAAGCCGGCGACCTGCTCGACCACGTGCTGGACCGCTACGCCGACATCGTCGTTCTCGTCGGTCTCGCGGCCGGTATCGACTCGTTCGCACTCGGTCTCGCAGCCGTCACGGGCGTTCTCATGACTTCCTATCTCGGCACGCAGATTCAGGCGGTCGGCCTCGGCCGCGCCTACGGTGGACTCGTCGGGCGTGCCGACCGACTGGCGCTCATGGGCATTGCCGGTCTCGCATCCGCCGTCTACACCGACCCACTCGGTGGATTCACGCTCGTCGGCTGGCTGCTCGTGTTCTTCGCAATCGTCGGCCACCTCACCGCTCTCCAGCGATTCTGGGGCGCGTGGAGCGACCTCTCATAG
- a CDS encoding adenylate kinase family protein, with protein MKVVVTGTPGTGKTTATDLVADDLDLDVIHLNQLVKDEGLWSERDEDRDTLVVDLDAVRDHLGDWDGIVDSHLAHHLDADRVVVLRCRPDILESRLLDRDEPEAKARENRESEALDVILGEAVEFHGEDAVYEIDTTDRDPDAVADEIAAVVAGEREPSAGTVDFIDYL; from the coding sequence GTGAAAGTCGTCGTCACCGGAACGCCCGGAACCGGGAAGACCACGGCGACAGACCTCGTCGCCGACGACCTCGACCTCGACGTAATCCATCTCAACCAACTCGTCAAAGACGAAGGACTCTGGTCCGAACGCGACGAGGACCGCGACACGCTCGTCGTCGACCTCGACGCCGTCCGCGACCACCTCGGCGACTGGGATGGAATCGTCGACAGCCATCTCGCACACCACCTCGACGCCGACCGCGTCGTCGTCCTTCGGTGCCGCCCGGACATCCTCGAATCTCGCCTGCTCGACCGCGACGAACCCGAAGCCAAGGCGCGTGAGAACCGCGAGTCGGAGGCGCTGGACGTAATCCTCGGCGAAGCGGTCGAGTTCCACGGCGAGGACGCCGTCTACGAGATAGATACGACCGACCGCGACCCCGACGCCGTCGCAGACGAGATTGCGGCGGTCGTCGCGGGTGAGCGCGAACCGTCCGCAGGAACCGTCGACTTCATCGACTATCTATGA
- a CDS encoding GMC family oxidoreductase produces MADEPDRAPVADADVCIVGAGPAGGIVAHQLAESGANVVVLEAGPRFDGDRREQLERHIRPGLGNPWEMGGPRDEFSSSGESFYPLNAARVKGVGGTTLHWQGMVMRLHERDFELDSRHGVGADWPIGYDDLKPHYAEAERELGVAGAVDNPYAPSRDDPFPLPAFPPSHSDSIFAEACKRLELDMHSAPSARNSEPYDGRSSCVGFGTCKPVCPSGAKYTAESHIEKAEAAGARVIDRARVRRLEHDDSGERVVAAAYTTPDGQSHRQKAAQFVLACGGVENVRLLLLSESDRYPDGLANSSGLVGRYFMDHLFAGMGGRLDRPTRQNHVGFNTSECHQFYDDTDPVNGVKLEFLNYAGPSPVIDSLHADTWGDELLAQLDEDYGTHVSMGALVEQFPREDNYVGLDGETTDDLGDPVPDVHWSVDDQTKAALKRANEIQASVMDELGVDVEWTVGPDNTGPAFHHMGTTRMGDDPDSSVVDAECRTHDLQNLWISGSSVFPTGGAMNPTLTIAALALRLADSVRQRVA; encoded by the coding sequence ATGGCTGACGAACCGGACCGAGCGCCGGTCGCCGACGCGGATGTGTGTATCGTCGGTGCTGGCCCCGCAGGCGGCATCGTCGCTCACCAACTCGCCGAGTCCGGGGCGAACGTCGTCGTTCTCGAAGCGGGACCCCGGTTCGACGGCGACCGACGGGAACAACTAGAGCGACACATCCGCCCGGGTCTCGGAAACCCGTGGGAGATGGGCGGCCCGCGCGACGAGTTCTCGTCGTCCGGTGAGTCGTTCTATCCGCTGAACGCCGCCCGCGTGAAGGGCGTCGGCGGGACCACGCTCCACTGGCAGGGCATGGTGATGCGACTCCACGAACGCGACTTCGAACTCGACTCCCGACACGGCGTCGGTGCCGACTGGCCCATCGGCTACGACGACCTCAAACCCCACTACGCCGAGGCGGAGCGCGAACTAGGCGTTGCTGGCGCAGTCGACAATCCGTACGCACCGTCGCGGGACGACCCGTTTCCACTCCCTGCGTTCCCGCCGTCGCACTCGGATTCCATCTTTGCCGAAGCCTGCAAACGACTCGAACTCGACATGCACTCCGCGCCGAGCGCCCGCAACTCCGAACCGTACGACGGTCGCTCGTCCTGCGTCGGGTTCGGGACGTGCAAACCGGTCTGCCCGTCGGGCGCGAAGTACACCGCCGAATCGCACATCGAGAAAGCCGAAGCAGCAGGAGCGAGAGTTATCGACCGGGCGCGCGTGCGCCGACTCGAACACGACGACTCCGGCGAGCGCGTCGTCGCCGCCGCCTACACGACCCCAGACGGCCAAAGTCACCGACAGAAGGCCGCACAGTTCGTCCTCGCCTGCGGTGGCGTCGAAAACGTCCGACTGCTCTTGCTCTCGGAGTCCGACCGCTACCCCGACGGTCTCGCAAACTCGTCGGGACTCGTCGGCCGGTACTTCATGGACCACCTCTTCGCCGGAATGGGCGGCCGCCTCGACCGACCGACCAGACAGAACCACGTCGGCTTCAACACCAGCGAGTGTCACCAGTTCTACGACGATACCGACCCGGTCAACGGCGTCAAACTGGAATTTCTCAACTACGCCGGGCCGTCGCCGGTCATCGACTCGCTCCACGCCGATACGTGGGGCGACGAGTTGCTCGCGCAGTTGGATGAGGATTACGGAACCCACGTTTCGATGGGCGCGCTCGTAGAACAGTTCCCCCGCGAGGACAACTACGTCGGTCTCGACGGGGAGACGACCGACGATTTGGGTGACCCCGTTCCCGACGTTCACTGGTCGGTGGACGACCAGACGAAGGCCGCCCTCAAGCGGGCCAACGAGATTCAAGCGTCGGTGATGGACGAACTCGGCGTCGATGTGGAGTGGACGGTCGGCCCGGACAACACCGGCCCGGCGTTTCACCACATGGGAACTACGCGGATGGGAGATGACCCAGATTCGAGCGTCGTCGACGCTGAGTGTCGGACACACGACCTGCAAAATCTGTGGATTTCGGGGTCGAGCGTGTTCCCGACCGGCGGGGCGATGAACCCGACACTCACCATCGCGGCGCTCGCGCTCCGACTTGCTGATTCGGTTCGACAGCGGGTTGCGTGA
- the hisC gene encoding histidinol-phosphate transaminase, with translation MQPRDLSAHTPYVPGRGTEEVARELGMDPEDLTKLSSNENPHGPSPKAIEAIEDAAPTVSVYPKTAHTDLTEALADKWDLESEQVWVSPGADGSIDYLTRAMLEPDDEILEPSPGFSYYSMSARYHHGDAAQYEVSKGDDFEQSADLVLDAYDGERMVYLTTPHNPSGSVIPRDELVELAESVDDHTLIVVDEAYGEFADEPSAIDLLSEYDNIAVMRTFSKAYGLAGLRIGYACVPEAWADAYARVNTPFAASELACRAALAALEDEEHVEKTVESVEWARDYLRTELDVPTWESAGNFVLAEVGDASAVSQAAQREGVIVRDCGSFGLPECIRISCGTEAQTKRAVEVLNQVVSEVPTA, from the coding sequence ATGCAACCACGGGACCTCTCCGCACACACTCCCTACGTACCCGGCCGCGGAACAGAGGAGGTCGCCCGCGAACTCGGGATGGACCCCGAGGACCTGACGAAACTCTCCTCGAACGAGAACCCTCACGGCCCGAGCCCGAAGGCTATCGAGGCCATCGAGGACGCCGCGCCGACCGTGAGCGTCTACCCGAAGACAGCACACACCGATTTGACCGAGGCTCTCGCCGACAAGTGGGACCTCGAATCCGAGCAGGTGTGGGTTTCGCCCGGTGCCGACGGGTCTATCGACTATCTGACCCGCGCGATGCTCGAACCCGACGACGAGATTCTGGAACCGTCGCCCGGCTTTTCGTACTACTCGATGAGCGCCCGCTACCACCACGGCGACGCGGCCCAGTACGAGGTGTCGAAAGGCGACGACTTCGAGCAGTCCGCCGACCTCGTGCTCGACGCCTACGACGGCGAACGAATGGTCTACCTCACGACGCCGCACAACCCGAGCGGTTCGGTCATCCCGAGAGACGAACTCGTCGAACTCGCGGAATCGGTCGACGACCACACGCTCATCGTCGTCGACGAGGCCTACGGCGAGTTCGCCGACGAGCCATCCGCAATCGACCTGCTCTCCGAGTACGACAACATCGCCGTCATGCGAACGTTCTCGAAGGCGTACGGCCTCGCCGGTCTTCGAATCGGCTACGCCTGCGTTCCCGAAGCATGGGCCGACGCCTACGCCCGCGTGAACACGCCGTTTGCGGCCAGCGAACTGGCCTGCCGCGCGGCCCTCGCCGCGCTGGAAGACGAGGAACACGTCGAGAAGACGGTCGAATCCGTCGAGTGGGCACGCGACTACCTCCGCACCGAACTCGACGTTCCGACGTGGGAGAGCGCCGGCAACTTCGTTCTCGCCGAAGTCGGTGATGCGAGTGCCGTCTCCCAAGCCGCCCAGCGAGAGGGCGTCATCGTCCGCGACTGCGGGAGTTTCGGTCTCCCCGAGTGCATTCGCATCTCCTGCGGCACCGAAGCACAGACCAAACGCGCCGTCGAAGTCCTCAATCAGGTCGTCTCGGAGGTGCCGACAGCGTGA
- a CDS encoding gluconate 2-dehydrogenase subunit 3 family protein, translating into MRLTRRDALAVLAGLGITGGAVAVSQFDPPTADADGDSEVDDGEHPETDADLLATMSAAAEVIYPSQAEGIDEFVETYVVGRATDESRRAAIVEAVTELDEVARDWYGAPFAELSADNRDSLLRELGVAAADPVPDGNVSERLRFHVVNELLYAFYSSPTGGRLVGIENPIGHAGGTESYRRATMDERPSEASREDTDG; encoded by the coding sequence ATGCGACTGACGCGACGGGACGCACTCGCGGTGCTCGCCGGTCTCGGCATCACCGGCGGTGCCGTCGCTGTGAGCCAGTTCGACCCGCCGACTGCCGATGCAGATGGCGATAGCGAGGTTGACGACGGTGAACATCCCGAAACGGACGCCGACCTACTGGCGACGATGAGCGCCGCCGCAGAAGTCATCTATCCGAGTCAGGCGGAGGGTATCGACGAGTTCGTCGAAACCTACGTCGTCGGGCGCGCAACCGACGAGTCTCGGCGGGCCGCGATAGTCGAGGCCGTGACCGAGTTGGACGAGGTCGCCCGCGACTGGTACGGTGCGCCGTTCGCCGAACTCTCGGCCGACAACAGGGATAGTCTCCTGCGCGAACTCGGCGTGGCGGCCGCCGACCCCGTCCCCGACGGGAACGTCTCCGAACGACTGCGCTTCCACGTCGTGAACGAACTGCTCTACGCCTTCTACTCCTCGCCGACCGGCGGCCGACTCGTCGGCATCGAGAACCCAATCGGCCACGCCGGCGGGACCGAGAGTTATCGGCGGGCGACGATGGACGAAAGGCCGAGCGAAGCGAGTCGGGAGGACACCGATGGCTGA
- a CDS encoding hybrid sensor histidine kinase/response regulator produces MTHGETDHVTILHVDDDPAFAQLVAINLERRIEGANVETYERGTAVLDQLATGGVDCIVSDYQMPEMTGVELLETVREQYDVPFVLFTGHGSEEVASDAISAGVTDYVQKNTGDDQWLLLANRVERAVREHRALAAREEADRRFSTLIEAMPGVAYRSPLDPGWPISFVSEGCLELTGYEREALESGDISWGGDVVHPNDRGGGWDEIVDAVEAGERYKRTYRIQTRTGETKWVREHGLGVTEDGEVAAVEGYVYDVTEKHHRRMELREKESLLDSLFESVPIHLFVKDEAARHVRVSSALVDDPDALVGKTDLELSTLPEFEHHKQAFADDCRVLETNEAIIDKEEYLPDLDRWNLTSKVPWTDDDGNVVGIIGTTLDITERKRQEQEIIRQNKRLGEFASIVSHDLKGPLNVAQGNLELVREETETENERLDTVADALERIGDIVDDVLSMARGGANDLERDNVDLEEAVVEAWRSIDATETDATLETPDRLGTIHCDRVRLVRLLENLFWNAVEHGSTGPTITVRRLQDDVGFAVIDDGPGIPEESREHVFERGYSTDEDGTGYGLSIVADIAEAHGWNPRVRTANGGGARIEIVTRDGLAQAETAQSNSTSDD; encoded by the coding sequence ATGACGCACGGGGAAACCGACCACGTCACTATCCTGCACGTGGATGACGACCCGGCGTTCGCCCAACTCGTGGCCATCAATCTCGAACGTCGAATCGAGGGGGCCAACGTTGAGACGTACGAGCGAGGTACTGCGGTGCTCGACCAACTGGCGACCGGCGGCGTCGATTGCATCGTCTCGGACTACCAGATGCCGGAAATGACCGGCGTCGAACTGCTCGAAACGGTTCGCGAGCAGTACGATGTCCCATTCGTGTTGTTCACCGGTCACGGCTCGGAAGAAGTCGCAAGCGACGCGATTTCCGCCGGCGTCACCGACTACGTCCAGAAAAACACGGGTGACGACCAGTGGCTCTTGCTCGCAAATCGCGTCGAGCGGGCGGTCCGTGAGCACCGAGCACTCGCCGCCCGCGAGGAAGCCGACCGACGCTTCTCGACGCTCATCGAAGCGATGCCGGGCGTGGCGTACCGGTCACCGCTCGACCCGGGGTGGCCGATTTCGTTCGTCTCCGAGGGGTGTTTGGAATTGACTGGATACGAGCGTGAGGCACTCGAATCCGGCGACATCTCGTGGGGAGGTGATGTCGTCCATCCGAACGACCGTGGTGGCGGGTGGGACGAGATTGTCGACGCCGTCGAGGCTGGCGAACGGTACAAACGCACCTATCGAATTCAAACACGGACTGGAGAGACGAAGTGGGTCCGCGAGCACGGATTGGGCGTGACGGAGGATGGGGAAGTCGCCGCAGTCGAGGGGTACGTCTACGATGTGACCGAAAAACACCATCGCAGAATGGAGTTACGCGAGAAAGAGTCGCTTCTCGACTCGCTTTTCGAAAGCGTTCCAATCCACCTGTTCGTGAAAGACGAAGCGGCCCGACACGTGCGCGTGAGTTCGGCACTCGTCGACGACCCCGACGCCCTCGTTGGAAAGACCGACCTCGAACTGAGCACGCTCCCCGAATTCGAACACCACAAGCAGGCGTTCGCGGATGATTGTCGGGTGCTCGAAACCAACGAGGCCATCATCGACAAAGAGGAGTACCTTCCGGACCTCGACCGATGGAACCTCACTTCGAAAGTCCCGTGGACCGACGACGACGGGAACGTGGTCGGTATCATCGGGACAACCTTGGACATCACCGAACGAAAACGGCAGGAACAGGAGATAATTCGGCAGAACAAGCGACTCGGTGAGTTCGCGAGTATCGTCTCACACGACCTCAAAGGACCCCTAAACGTCGCACAGGGGAATCTCGAACTCGTCCGCGAGGAGACGGAGACAGAAAACGAGCGACTCGACACGGTTGCGGACGCGCTAGAACGAATCGGTGATATCGTCGACGACGTGCTCTCGATGGCCCGCGGCGGGGCCAACGACCTCGAACGGGATAACGTGGACCTCGAAGAAGCGGTCGTCGAAGCGTGGCGGAGTATCGATGCGACCGAAACCGACGCGACACTGGAGACGCCGGACCGACTTGGAACCATACACTGCGACCGAGTCCGACTCGTCCGATTGCTGGAGAATCTGTTTTGGAATGCTGTCGAACACGGTTCAACTGGCCCGACGATTACCGTCCGACGACTCCAAGATGACGTCGGGTTCGCCGTTATCGACGACGGACCGGGAATCCCCGAAGAATCGCGAGAACACGTGTTCGAGCGAGGCTACAGCACAGACGAGGACGGAACCGGCTACGGACTATCAATCGTCGCGGACATCGCCGAAGCACACGGCTGGAACCCGAGGGTTCGAACTGCCAACGGCGGCGGAGCACGCATCGAAATCGTGACCAGAGACGGTCTTGCACAGGCCGAAACGGCTCAGTCGAACTCGACGAGCGACGACTGA
- a CDS encoding substrate-binding domain-containing protein, with protein MLRRRYIQAIGAVGAIGTAGCLSGDDAGEDESEVDEASHSNTATDTTAGTGTSDGLVLATATTAYDTGLLDALHEGFADEYGVRVKTLVQGTGAALRTADDGDADVVITHARSAENEFLRAGHGINRRDLMHNDFLVVGPEDDPAGIDAVGNDPIAAFRRIADADALFLSRGDDSGTHLKEQSLWDRADADRSGRWYQATGDGMGDTLRQASRRGAYTLVDRGTYRVMSDSTLLAVFVEGPLGGGPDVLRNDYAVIPTNPARHEVNYPLAMAYVGYLTGREGQSIIRDFGETTLFVPDALDEDPSFDQYRPVSDTEQ; from the coding sequence ATGCTGCGGCGGCGATACATCCAGGCAATCGGTGCGGTCGGGGCTATCGGTACCGCAGGTTGTCTCAGCGGCGACGATGCAGGTGAGGACGAATCTGAAGTCGATGAGGCCAGCCACTCGAACACGGCCACAGACACGACCGCGGGCACCGGCACCAGCGACGGCCTCGTGCTCGCCACGGCGACGACGGCTTACGACACGGGCCTTCTCGACGCGCTCCACGAGGGGTTCGCAGACGAGTACGGCGTACGCGTCAAGACGCTGGTACAGGGGACCGGAGCGGCGCTTCGAACCGCCGACGACGGCGATGCCGACGTGGTTATCACCCACGCGCGAAGCGCCGAAAACGAGTTCCTCCGAGCCGGACACGGTATCAACCGCCGCGACCTGATGCACAACGACTTCCTCGTCGTCGGTCCCGAAGACGACCCCGCCGGTATCGACGCCGTCGGCAACGACCCGATTGCTGCGTTTCGGCGAATCGCCGACGCGGACGCGCTGTTTCTCTCCCGCGGTGACGACTCCGGAACCCATCTCAAAGAGCAATCGCTGTGGGACCGCGCCGACGCCGACAGGAGCGGCCGCTGGTATCAGGCGACCGGCGACGGCATGGGCGACACGCTCAGACAGGCGAGTCGGCGCGGGGCGTATACGCTCGTCGATAGGGGAACCTACCGCGTGATGTCGGATTCGACACTTCTTGCCGTCTTCGTCGAAGGCCCGCTCGGCGGCGGCCCCGACGTGCTGCGGAACGACTACGCCGTCATTCCGACGAACCCGGCGCGGCACGAGGTGAACTATCCGCTCGCGATGGCCTACGTGGGGTATCTCACCGGGCGTGAAGGCCAGTCGATAATCCGGGATTTCGGCGAGACGACGCTTTTCGTCCCCGACGCGCTCGACGAAGACCCGTCGTTCGACCAGTACCGTCCGGTCTCCGACACAGAGCAATAG
- a CDS encoding multiprotein bridging factor aMBF1 — protein MPQCEMCGSDRASLKTVKVEGAELQLCDDCAEFGTEVRTESTSSASTKYSTSSSSSKASRSSGSSSSSSSSSTRRRRDMFDDMDEIATDYDARIREARESRGQSREELAKSLNEKASLIRKLERGDILPPDGVRKKLERKLDITLVEGASDEDSDWSSDGSTTTTLGDVVKRKD, from the coding sequence ATGCCTCAGTGCGAGATGTGCGGCTCCGACCGAGCCTCGTTGAAGACGGTGAAGGTCGAAGGCGCAGAACTGCAGCTATGTGACGACTGCGCCGAGTTCGGCACGGAGGTCCGCACCGAATCGACTTCCAGCGCGAGCACGAAATACTCTACCTCCTCGTCGAGTTCGAAGGCGTCCCGTTCCTCTGGGTCGTCTTCGTCTTCGTCCTCGTCGTCGACGCGCCGACGCCGCGACATGTTCGACGACATGGACGAGATTGCGACCGACTACGACGCCCGAATCCGCGAGGCGCGCGAATCGCGCGGCCAGAGCCGAGAAGAGCTTGCGAAGTCGCTCAACGAGAAGGCGAGTCTCATCCGCAAACTCGAACGCGGCGACATCCTCCCGCCGGACGGCGTCCGGAAGAAGCTCGAACGCAAACTCGACATTACGCTCGTCGAGGGCGCAAGCGACGAGGACTCCGACTGGTCCAGCGATGGGAGCACCACGACGACCCTCGGCGACGTCGTCAAGCGAAAAGACTGA